From the genome of Spinacia oleracea cultivar Varoflay chromosome 2, BTI_SOV_V1, whole genome shotgun sequence, one region includes:
- the LOC110798447 gene encoding lysM domain-containing GPI-anchored protein 1: MPNSNPTSNQLLFTLFILTIISIPSIITSKSTIEPCSNSDSCNAMLGYTLYTDLKVSEVASLFGIDPISLLTANSVDISIPDVENHILPSQLFLRIPISCSCVDGIRKSVSTHYKTRPSDSITSISDTIYGGLVSADQLKEANSITDSSVLDVGQSLVVPLPCTCFNNTDNSLPAIYLSYVVQPVDTLVGIAAMYRNTITDLMNVNAMGSTAIFPGDILSVPLSACASNFPSSASDYGLIVPNGSYAISASHCVQCSCGPGSRNLYCMPASLAVSCSSMQCAGSNLMLGNSTIQQSSAGCNVTSCNYNGYANGTILTTLSTSLQPRCPGPQQFPAVTPPPTTATRDSIYAPASAPSPSPLHAGGTMIPGSGTAGLPPLGSLPGSGPVASFGGSTSASSLVNPFAAASHVTVALCVLLVARQGF; this comes from the exons ATGCCAAACTCAAACCCCACTTCAAATCAACTCCTTTTCACACTATTCATCCTAACAATCATCTCAATTCCATCAATTATCACCTCAAAATCAACCATTGAACCCTGCTCAAACTCAGACTCCTGCAATGCAATGCTAGGTTACACTCTCTACACAGACCTCAAAGTTTCCGAAGTTGCTTCCCTCTTCGGAATCGACCCAATCTCTCTCCTAACAGCAAACTCAGTCGACATTTCAATCCCAGATGTCGAAAACCACATTTTACCCTCACAACTATTCCTCAGAATCCCAATTAGTTGCTCCTGTGTTGATGGAATCAGAAAATCAGTCTCTACCCATTACAAAACCAGGCCTTCTGATTCAATAACCTCGATTTCTGACACCATTTATGGGGGTTTAGTTTCTGCTGATCAGCTTAAAGAAGCTAACTCCATTACTGATTCTTCTGTTCTTGATGTTGGACAGAGTTTGGTTGTGCCTTTGCCTTGTACTTGTTTTAATAATACTGATAACTCTTTGCCTGCTATCTATTTGTCATATGTTGTTCAGCCTGTTGATACATTGGTTGGTATTGCGGCGATGTATCGGAATACTATTACTGATTTGATGAATGTTAATGCTATGGGAAGTACTGCTATTTTTCCTGGGGATATACTTTCTGTGCCATTGTCTG CGTGCGCATCGAACTTTCCGAGTTCTGCTTCTGATTATGGCTTGATTGTTCCAAATGGAAGTTATGCAATCTCAGCAAGTCACTGTGTACAGTGCAGTTGCGGCCCAGGGAGCCGCAa TCTGTATTGCATGCCAGCATCATTGGCAGTATCTTGTTCAAGTATGCAATGCGCTGGTAGCAACCTTATGCTTGGGAATTCTACTATTCAACAAAGCAGTGCTGGTTGCAATGTGACTTCTTGTAATTACAATGGTTACGCAAATGGCACGATTCTTACAAC GTTGTCAACATCCCTTCAACCTCGCTGCCCAG GCCCTCAGCAATTCCCTGCAGTAACTCCACCTCCAACTACAGCTACCCGTGACTCCATTTACGCCCCGGCATCCGCTCCATCACCATCACCCTTACACGCAGGAGGAACTATGATACCCGGATCCGGAACCGCGGGCTTGCCCCCGTTAGGTTCGCTTCCAGGAAGCGGGCCCGTTGCAAGCTTCGGGGGTTCCACCTCAGCTTCCTCTTTGGTAAACCCATTTGCTGCCGCCTCCCACGTCACGGTTGCTTTATGTGTGCTCCTCGTGGCTCGCCAAGGGTTCTAA
- the LOC110798364 gene encoding general transcription and DNA repair factor IIH subunit TFB4 isoform X1 has translation MAPIASKLYTDDVSLVVLLLDTNPYFWTSSSSSSLSFSHFISHVLSFVNSILLLNQLNQVVIIATGHNTCGYIYDSSLSSVSSSISANESSGDAKMPAFCSEVLKSLEDFVKNDESLSSVDAGNGVGSSLLSGSLSMALCYVQRVFRTGPLHPQPRILCLHGSPDGPEQYVAVMNSIFSAQRSMVPVDSCVIGAQHSAFLQQASYITGGVYLKPQYLDGLFQYLSTVFATDLHSRKFIQLPKPVGVDFRASCFCHKNTIDMGYICSVCLSIFCMPHKKCSTCGSEYGQAQSDASTLSGQKRKEPS, from the exons ATGGCTCCGATTGCTTCCAAGCTCTACACtg ACGATGTGAGTTTGGTGGTACTATTACTCGACACAAATCCTTATTTCTGgacttcttcatcttcatcttctctctccttctcccACTTTATCTCTCAC GTTCTCTCGTTCGTCAATTCGATTCTGTTGCTCAATCAGTTGAACCAAGTGGTGATCATTGCAACAGGTCATAATACCTGCGGTTATATTTATGATTCGTCGTTGTCGTCGGTTTCTTCATCGATTTCTGCCAATGAGAGCTCCGGTGATGCTAAAATGCCGGCTTTTTGCTCCGAAGTTCTCAAGAGTTTGGAGGATTTTGTGAAAAATGATGAGAGTTTGAGCTCTGTTGATGCTGGTAATGGCGTGGGTTCCTCCCTTTTATCGGGTTCCTTGTCCATGGCTCTTTGTT ATGTTCAACGTGTTTTTCGTACCGGGCCGCTTCATCCTCAGCCAAGA ATATTATGCCTGCATGGATCCCCTGATGGACCCGAGCA ATATGTTGCTGTGATGAATTCCATCTTTTCAGCTCAGCGCTCCATG GTCCCCGTCGATTCTTGTGTTATAGGAGCACAACATTCTGCCTTCTTGCAGCAG GCGTCCTATATAACCGGTGGGGTCTATTTGAAACCTCAGTATCTAGATGGACTATTCCAATATCTTTCT ACTGTATTTGCTACTGATTTGCACTCAAGAAAGTTTATACAGCTTCCAAAACCTGTAGGAGTTGATTTTCGAGCCTC GTGCTTCTGTCACAAAAACACGATAGATATGGGTTACATATGTTCAGTTTGCTTGTCAATATTCTGTATGCCCCACAAAAAATGTTCTACGTGTGG GTCAGAGTATGGCCAAGCTCAATCAGATGCATCAACACTATCAGGTCAGAAGAGAAAAGAGCCATCATGA
- the LOC110798364 gene encoding general transcription and DNA repair factor IIH subunit TFB4 isoform X2: MAPIASKLYTDDVSLVVLLLDTNPYFWTSSSSSSLSFSHFISHVLSFVNSILLLNQLNQVVIIATGHNTCGYIYDSSLSSVSSSISANESSGDAKMPAFCSEVLKSLEDFVKNDESLSSVDAGNGVGSSLLSGSLSMALCYVQRVFRTGPLHPQPRILCLHGSPDGPEQYVAVMNSIFSAQRSMVPVDSCVIGAQHSAFLQQASYITGGVYLKPQYLDGLFQYLSTVFATDLHSRKFIQLPKPVGVDFRASCFCHKNTIDMGYICSVCLSIFCMPHKKCSTCGSEYGQAQSDASTLSGFYTFVAR, from the exons ATGGCTCCGATTGCTTCCAAGCTCTACACtg ACGATGTGAGTTTGGTGGTACTATTACTCGACACAAATCCTTATTTCTGgacttcttcatcttcatcttctctctccttctcccACTTTATCTCTCAC GTTCTCTCGTTCGTCAATTCGATTCTGTTGCTCAATCAGTTGAACCAAGTGGTGATCATTGCAACAGGTCATAATACCTGCGGTTATATTTATGATTCGTCGTTGTCGTCGGTTTCTTCATCGATTTCTGCCAATGAGAGCTCCGGTGATGCTAAAATGCCGGCTTTTTGCTCCGAAGTTCTCAAGAGTTTGGAGGATTTTGTGAAAAATGATGAGAGTTTGAGCTCTGTTGATGCTGGTAATGGCGTGGGTTCCTCCCTTTTATCGGGTTCCTTGTCCATGGCTCTTTGTT ATGTTCAACGTGTTTTTCGTACCGGGCCGCTTCATCCTCAGCCAAGA ATATTATGCCTGCATGGATCCCCTGATGGACCCGAGCA ATATGTTGCTGTGATGAATTCCATCTTTTCAGCTCAGCGCTCCATG GTCCCCGTCGATTCTTGTGTTATAGGAGCACAACATTCTGCCTTCTTGCAGCAG GCGTCCTATATAACCGGTGGGGTCTATTTGAAACCTCAGTATCTAGATGGACTATTCCAATATCTTTCT ACTGTATTTGCTACTGATTTGCACTCAAGAAAGTTTATACAGCTTCCAAAACCTGTAGGAGTTGATTTTCGAGCCTC GTGCTTCTGTCACAAAAACACGATAGATATGGGTTACATATGTTCAGTTTGCTTGTCAATATTCTGTATGCCCCACAAAAAATGTTCTACGTGTGG GTCAGAGTATGGCCAAGCTCAATCAGATGCATCAACACTATCAG GGTTTTATACTTTTGTGGCTCGATGA